TTCCATTCGCTCATGCCGCCCACTCCTCGATGGCCTGCGTCAGCGCGGCGAAATCGTCCGCGATGCGTGCCGCCCCGGCCTGCGTCAGCGCCGCGACGGGGTGATAGCCCCAGCTGACCCCGAAGCCGGTCATCCCGGCCGCCCGCGCCATCTCCATGTCAAAGCTCGTGTCGCCGATCATCACCGCGCGCCCGACCTCGGTCCCCGTCTCGGCCAGGGCCGCCTGCAGCATCGAGGGATGCGGCTTCGACGGATGCCCGTCCGCCGTCTGCAGGCTAAGGAACCGCCCCTGCAGCCCATGCGCGGCGATCATCGCGTCCAGCCCCCGGCGCGACTTGCCCGTGGCCACCGCCAGGATCAGGTCGTCGCGCCCGGCCAGCCGGTCGAGGCAGTCCATCGCCCCATCGTAAAGCGGCGCGGCATGGTCCAGCCGCGCCTGCATGAAGCTGTCCTTGTAGCCCGCCACGATGCGCGCCTGCATCTCGGCATCCGCCTCGGGCGCCAGCTGCGCCACCGCCACGGGCAGCGACAGGCCGACGATGGACAGGACCTGCGCCTTGGGCA
Above is a window of Paracoccus liaowanqingii DNA encoding:
- a CDS encoding HAD-IA family hydrolase gives rise to the protein MRLVVFDVDGTLIDSQTHIHHAMSHGFAQVGLAPLPKAQVLSIVGLSLPVAVAQLAPEADAEMQARIVAGYKDSFMQARLDHAAPLYDGAMDCLDRLAGRDDLILAVATGKSRRGLDAMIAAHGLQGRFLSLQTADGHPSKPHPSMLQAALAETGTEVGRAVMIGDTSFDMEMARAAGMTGFGVSWGYHPVAALTQAGAARIADDFAALTQAIEEWAA